One region of Lysobacterales bacterium genomic DNA includes:
- the pal gene encoding peptidoglycan-associated lipoprotein Pal yields MNNTMRVVLSLAMVASLAACTKKAEVIETPPQPEKPADVVEPMEDDGKYDASDLDTDSCLRQRVVYFDFDKAEIRAEAQAILACHGKYLVDRPSAAMTLEGHADERGSREYNLGLGERRGNAVSSALQANGGQAAQLNVVSYGEERPTCSDSNDECWGKNRRVEIVYTAK; encoded by the coding sequence ATGAACAACACGATGCGCGTAGTCCTGTCCCTGGCGATGGTCGCTTCCCTCGCCGCCTGCACCAAGAAAGCCGAAGTCATCGAAACGCCGCCGCAGCCGGAAAAGCCCGCCGACGTCGTCGAGCCGATGGAAGACGACGGCAAGTACGATGCCAGCGATCTCGACACCGACAGCTGCCTGCGTCAGCGCGTGGTGTACTTCGATTTCGACAAGGCCGAGATCCGCGCCGAAGCCCAGGCCATTCTGGCTTGCCACGGCAAGTACCTCGTCGACCGTCCGTCGGCGGCAATGACGCTGGAAGGCCATGCCGACGAGCGCGGTTCGCGTGAATACAACCTCGGCCTCGGCGAGCGTCGCGGCAACGCCGTGTCGTCGGCCCTGCAGGCCAACGGTGGCCAGGCCGCGCAGCTGAACGTCGTCTCCTACGGCGAAGAGCGCCCGACCTGCTCCGACTCGAACGATGAGTGCTGGGGCAAGAACCGTCGCGTCGAAATCGTCTACACGGCTAAGTAA
- the fnr gene encoding fumarate/nitrate reduction transcriptional regulator Fnr produces MPVELQPLATPIPSLDLPLLRRTCRACALHALCLPASISPDELNSLDAIVRARRPLDRGQQLFASGSRFQSLYVVRSGSFKTMLETNGGDQQVLGFHLPGEIIGFDALSDDVHRCNAEAMERSSVCEVPFAQLDEFASTVPGLRRQLMRVASREVVKDHEHLMIMGRKQAQERLAIFLRSLSDRYRGLHRAPELLELPMSRHELANYLGLVVETVSRLFTRFEELGVLAVNRKQIRIVDFAKLNELAGEPSPNLESEAC; encoded by the coding sequence ATGCCTGTCGAATTGCAACCGTTGGCCACACCCATTCCGTCGCTGGATCTGCCGCTGCTGCGGCGAACGTGTCGGGCCTGCGCGCTGCATGCACTCTGCCTGCCCGCCTCGATCTCGCCGGATGAATTGAATTCGCTGGATGCGATCGTGCGCGCGCGGCGACCGCTCGATCGCGGACAACAGCTGTTCGCGAGCGGGTCGCGTTTCCAGTCCCTGTACGTCGTGCGTTCCGGTTCGTTCAAGACGATGCTGGAGACCAACGGCGGCGATCAGCAAGTGCTCGGCTTCCATCTGCCCGGCGAGATCATCGGTTTCGATGCCCTGTCGGACGACGTACATCGTTGCAACGCCGAAGCCATGGAGCGTTCCTCGGTCTGCGAAGTACCGTTTGCACAGCTCGATGAATTCGCGTCCACCGTGCCCGGGTTGCGGCGGCAGCTCATGCGCGTGGCCAGCCGCGAAGTGGTCAAGGATCACGAGCATCTGATGATCATGGGGCGCAAGCAGGCACAAGAACGCCTCGCGATCTTCCTGCGCAGCCTGTCTGATCGTTATCGCGGCCTGCATCGTGCGCCGGAGTTGCTGGAACTGCCGATGTCCCGGCACGAGCTCGCGAATTACCTCGGCCTGGTCGTGGAAACGGTGAGTCGGCTGTTCACGCGGTTCGAGGAACTCGGCGTTCTGGCGGTGAATCGCAAGCAGATCCGCATCGTCGATTTCGCCAAGCTCAACGAGCTGGCGGGCGAGCCCTCGCCGAACCTCGAAAGCGAAGCGTGTTGA
- the queE gene encoding 7-carboxy-7-deazaguanine synthase QueE — protein sequence MNEAAVAAADSGAATAANEPRLKLTEIFHSLQGEADAVGWPTVFIRLTGCPLRCTYCDTAYAFYGGEWWTIESVLQKVADFAARHVCVTGGEPLAQRACIDLLRALCDAGYSVSLETSGALDIAAVDPRVSRVVDLKTPDSNECERNRYENLDLLNPHDQLKFVLCSRADYEWAKRIVLERSLHARCAVLFSPSHRQVAPRDLAEWILADRLPVRFQLQLHKQLWGDLPGR from the coding sequence ATGAACGAAGCAGCCGTCGCGGCCGCGGATTCCGGGGCCGCGACGGCCGCGAACGAACCGCGCCTCAAGCTCACCGAGATTTTCCACTCGCTGCAGGGCGAGGCGGACGCGGTCGGTTGGCCGACCGTCTTCATTCGCCTGACCGGTTGCCCGCTGCGCTGCACCTATTGCGACACCGCGTATGCCTTCTACGGCGGCGAATGGTGGACGATTGAATCAGTCCTGCAGAAAGTCGCGGACTTCGCTGCGCGCCATGTCTGCGTGACCGGCGGTGAACCGCTCGCGCAACGCGCCTGCATCGATCTGTTGAGAGCCCTCTGTGATGCCGGCTATTCGGTGTCGCTGGAAACCAGCGGCGCGCTGGATATCGCGGCGGTCGACCCGCGCGTGTCCCGCGTCGTCGACCTGAAGACGCCCGATTCGAACGAGTGCGAGCGCAATCGTTACGAGAACCTCGACCTGCTGAATCCGCACGACCAGCTCAAGTTCGTGCTGTGTTCGCGCGCCGACTACGAATGGGCGAAGCGCATCGTGCTGGAACGCAGCCTGCATGCGCGCTGCGCGGTCCTGTTTTCACCGAGCCATCGCCAGGTCGCGCCGCGCGATCTGGCCGAATGGATCCTCGCGGACCGCTTGCCGGTCCGCTTCCAGCTCCAGCTGCACAAGCAGCTCTGGGGCGACTTGCCGGGGCGCTGA
- a CDS encoding MAPEG family protein, whose translation MITTDLFWPCAALVAWTALVWVALYVQRIGEMRASRIDAQRLFNRKARVELLQRTSAADNFNNLLELPMLFYVAMGFATLLAVHDRWLSTLAWTFVGLRVLHSLIHITYNRVMHRFIVYALGALTLFALWALLMLRVAQ comes from the coding sequence ATGATCACAACCGACTTGTTCTGGCCCTGCGCCGCGCTCGTCGCGTGGACCGCCCTGGTCTGGGTTGCCCTCTACGTGCAACGGATCGGCGAGATGCGCGCGAGCCGCATCGACGCGCAGCGCCTGTTCAACCGCAAAGCCCGTGTCGAACTGCTGCAGCGCACCTCGGCGGCTGACAACTTCAACAACCTGCTCGAACTGCCGATGCTGTTCTATGTCGCGATGGGCTTCGCGACCTTGCTGGCGGTGCACGATCGCTGGCTGTCGACGCTCGCCTGGACCTTCGTCGGGTTGCGCGTGTTGCACAGTCTCATCCACATCACCTACAACCGCGTCATGCATCGCTTCATCGTCTACGCACTCGGCGCGCTGACGCTGTTCGCGCTGTGGGCGCTGCTGATGCTGCGGGTCGCCCAATGA
- a CDS encoding diguanylate cyclase produces the protein MPLRHLILFAILLSAVSPLRAAEVGALPSRTWDIRQIRLGDDYPDPAFNALVQSHDGVIYSGDQRGVLEFDGRNWRRLPIGINFAVTALGVTRSGQLVVGGAETLLVVSDPGGANEVLDVGEMLPEGLHGGGDFWEFAEDRDMWCVRSSELLVCRQSSGFKAFRTEQEFGRLFQTSDSILIHVHRVGLSRITSDGPLLVPGGAVFANIGVSSLVEFPDKSYAAITREPFGIWRWRDGEPPMLSATISASDVMRPIGIGQLVAADKIAIPEGNGGVAILGIDGAVHDRIEPADLNVGTGAQALMVDREGALWIAWRSAISRIEYPSRARVFSLPPNLFGQSMVLTRTELGISAFHGGSVVSLRQESNSKRWSLQQINQAPASILMIRSINGSDLVGTIRGIWSLQDGAVALPNDLVFSATSVAQSSTDIWAGLRNGVSRLQRGPTGWREIQRNPNVSFDVISILQTEPETVWLGSLVGRVARLRLSNGTTLAEARVEEFDDSAGLPKATISLERIGDDASIWVQGGQFYEFDGQRFHPSTIVPSEESGPIQDVKRIDDAQLLISNPNSRLRLLRRDITGVYHHQHSIFDEFVSVEKTRSMHVDPDGIVWLAQDSNVVRIDPKADVPKPVPQQVLIRDVSVGDVSLLKGRGDATPLNLGEGASLRVEYTLPSYRAPELNRFRSRIRTIHAATEWSNWSNETRRDFTNLPAGELLFEVEAQDAAGISGGIASVPMTVVALWYRRGWAMAAFAVAGLLLVGAGVQWRVRALRARGAELERLVALKTEALQVAANTDPLTGLWNRHRFGQWLRSELGDIQLRAAVAAASDPADLIVCGIDLDHFKRVNDQHGHAAGDAILKAVAERLQAFKRPNDLIFRFGGEEFVYIGTQRHRDEGRALAEAIVREIAEVRVELEDGVLLEPTASVGWSGYPFYRERPDLFGIDFVLGIADRALYVAKQEGRNRACGYLPNLPVDDLDRTQADWRTQVFNRHPDFLQRVG, from the coding sequence ATGCCACTGCGACATCTCATCCTCTTCGCGATTCTCTTGTCTGCGGTTTCGCCGCTGCGTGCCGCTGAAGTCGGAGCATTGCCTTCGCGAACATGGGATATCCGGCAAATCCGGCTGGGTGATGACTATCCCGACCCCGCATTCAATGCGCTTGTTCAATCTCACGACGGGGTCATTTATTCGGGTGACCAACGCGGCGTTCTGGAATTCGACGGACGGAACTGGCGGCGACTACCCATCGGTATCAACTTCGCAGTGACGGCACTTGGCGTTACTCGGTCCGGGCAATTGGTCGTCGGTGGCGCGGAAACATTGCTGGTGGTTTCCGATCCAGGCGGTGCCAACGAGGTTCTTGATGTCGGAGAAATGCTTCCAGAAGGGCTCCATGGCGGCGGCGACTTCTGGGAATTCGCGGAAGATCGCGATATGTGGTGTGTGCGTTCCAGTGAGCTGCTGGTATGCCGACAATCGTCAGGGTTCAAGGCGTTCCGCACTGAACAAGAGTTCGGTCGACTTTTTCAAACCAGCGACAGCATCTTGATTCATGTTCATCGTGTCGGCTTGAGTCGGATCACCTCGGATGGCCCGCTTCTTGTTCCCGGTGGAGCCGTGTTCGCCAACATCGGCGTCTCCTCTCTCGTTGAATTTCCGGACAAATCCTACGCGGCGATTACAAGGGAGCCGTTCGGCATATGGCGGTGGCGAGACGGCGAACCGCCGATGCTGTCGGCGACGATCAGCGCCTCGGACGTGATGCGTCCAATCGGGATCGGCCAACTGGTAGCGGCCGACAAGATCGCTATTCCTGAGGGAAACGGGGGTGTTGCGATTCTCGGTATTGATGGAGCAGTTCACGACCGCATTGAACCTGCCGATCTGAACGTCGGCACTGGCGCTCAAGCCCTGATGGTCGACCGCGAAGGAGCGCTATGGATCGCTTGGCGCAGCGCGATATCAAGAATCGAATATCCGTCCCGAGCGCGCGTCTTCTCATTGCCGCCAAATTTGTTCGGTCAATCGATGGTGCTGACCAGAACTGAGCTGGGAATTTCCGCCTTTCACGGTGGCTCAGTGGTGAGCCTGCGACAGGAATCCAACTCAAAACGCTGGAGTCTGCAACAGATCAACCAAGCGCCGGCCTCGATCCTGATGATTCGATCGATCAACGGATCAGACCTGGTCGGCACGATCCGCGGCATCTGGTCATTGCAGGACGGAGCCGTCGCGCTCCCGAACGACCTGGTGTTTTCCGCGACATCGGTTGCTCAATCATCTACCGATATCTGGGCAGGGCTGCGCAACGGCGTATCGAGACTGCAACGCGGTCCAACAGGATGGCGCGAAATACAGCGAAACCCGAATGTTTCTTTTGATGTGATCTCGATCCTGCAGACCGAGCCGGAAACGGTTTGGCTGGGCTCACTCGTCGGGCGTGTAGCAAGACTGCGACTGAGCAACGGCACAACATTGGCCGAAGCGCGAGTTGAAGAGTTCGATGATTCCGCAGGACTGCCCAAGGCAACGATTTCGCTGGAGCGGATTGGGGACGACGCAAGCATCTGGGTGCAGGGCGGGCAGTTCTACGAGTTCGATGGGCAGCGATTCCACCCCAGCACGATCGTCCCCTCCGAAGAATCGGGGCCGATCCAAGATGTCAAACGCATTGACGACGCTCAATTGCTGATCAGCAACCCGAACAGTCGGCTGCGACTTTTGCGCCGAGACATCACTGGCGTGTATCACCACCAGCACAGCATCTTCGATGAATTCGTCAGCGTCGAGAAAACCCGTTCGATGCACGTCGACCCTGATGGCATCGTATGGCTGGCTCAGGATTCGAATGTCGTGCGCATCGATCCGAAGGCGGACGTGCCGAAGCCGGTGCCGCAACAGGTGTTGATCCGCGACGTATCGGTGGGCGACGTGAGCTTGCTGAAGGGCCGCGGCGATGCCACGCCGCTGAATCTCGGCGAGGGCGCCAGCCTGCGCGTCGAATACACGCTGCCGAGTTACCGCGCGCCCGAGTTAAACCGGTTCCGCTCGCGTATCCGGACCATCCACGCGGCGACCGAATGGAGCAACTGGAGCAACGAAACGCGGCGCGACTTCACCAACCTGCCCGCCGGCGAATTGCTGTTCGAAGTCGAGGCGCAGGACGCGGCCGGCATCAGCGGCGGTATCGCGTCGGTGCCGATGACCGTGGTCGCGCTCTGGTATCGGCGCGGTTGGGCGATGGCTGCATTCGCGGTCGCCGGGCTGTTGCTGGTCGGTGCCGGCGTGCAGTGGCGCGTACGTGCCCTGCGCGCGCGCGGCGCCGAACTGGAGCGCTTGGTCGCGCTCAAGACCGAAGCGCTGCAGGTCGCCGCCAACACCGACCCGCTGACCGGGCTGTGGAATCGCCATCGCTTCGGCCAGTGGCTGCGCAGCGAACTGGGCGACATCCAGCTGCGGGCGGCCGTCGCCGCCGCGTCCGACCCGGCGGACCTGATCGTCTGCGGCATCGACCTGGATCATTTCAAGCGCGTGAACGACCAGCATGGCCATGCCGCTGGTGACGCGATCCTGAAGGCCGTGGCCGAGCGACTGCAGGCCTTCAAGCGACCGAACGACCTGATCTTCCGCTTCGGCGGCGAGGAATTCGTTTATATCGGCACGCAGCGGCACCGCGACGAAGGGCGCGCACTGGCCGAGGCCATCGTGCGTGAAATCGCCGAAGTCCGCGTCGAACTCGAAGACGGCGTGCTGCTGGAGCCGACGGCTTCGGTCGGCTGGTCCGGGTATCCGTTCTATCGTGAACGCCCGGACCTGTTCGGCATCGACTTCGTGCTCGGCATCGCCGACCGCGCGCTGTACGTGGCCAAGCAGGAAGGCCGCAACCGCGCCTGCGGCTACCTGCCGAACCTGCCAGTGGACGACCTCGACCGCACCCAGGCGGACTGGCGCACGCAAGTCTTCAACCGCCACCCGGATTTCCTGCAGCGCGTCGGATGA
- the ybgF gene encoding tol-pal system protein YbgF: MKSGSLFRGPLVAAALVAATSFSGSVGAQTGRLSLAERVARIEAQSQGQGSGQSTVDLLNRIDDLQSEVQSLRGLVEQQAFAIEELKKRGRDQYVDLDSRISRLEGNPAPVSSAPPSEPTAAIAPGQIQDLPAAPVAPGQLTMDAPVAPATTDPMTGAESAAAATPIAPTLAEPTDPSVASTTMIPQAGEQASYDTAFDALREGRYAESARRFSAFLEQYPQGELADNATYWLGESYYVTQNYQIALDTFRALLAAYPQSAKTQDAMLKVGYCLYELKQWNDAEAALNDVVARYPGSTVARLAQGRLRALRLEGKTP, translated from the coding sequence ATGAAGTCCGGTTCACTGTTTCGTGGACCCCTCGTGGCGGCGGCCTTGGTCGCCGCCACGTCGTTTTCGGGGTCGGTGGGCGCCCAAACGGGTCGTCTGAGTCTCGCTGAGCGTGTTGCCCGCATCGAAGCCCAGAGTCAGGGGCAGGGGAGTGGCCAGTCCACCGTCGACCTGCTGAACCGTATCGATGACCTCCAGTCCGAAGTGCAGTCGCTGCGCGGACTGGTCGAACAACAGGCCTTCGCGATCGAAGAACTGAAGAAGCGCGGGCGCGACCAGTACGTCGATCTCGATTCGCGCATCAGCCGCCTCGAAGGCAATCCGGCGCCCGTGTCCTCGGCGCCGCCGTCCGAACCGACTGCGGCGATTGCGCCGGGTCAGATTCAGGATCTCCCGGCCGCACCCGTTGCGCCCGGACAATTGACGATGGACGCGCCGGTGGCCCCCGCCACGACCGACCCGATGACAGGCGCCGAATCGGCAGCTGCGGCGACGCCGATCGCGCCGACGCTGGCGGAGCCGACTGATCCGTCCGTCGCCTCGACGACGATGATTCCTCAGGCTGGCGAACAGGCCAGCTACGACACGGCCTTCGATGCCCTGCGCGAAGGCCGCTATGCCGAATCGGCGCGCCGCTTTTCGGCCTTCCTCGAGCAATACCCGCAAGGCGAACTCGCCGACAACGCGACGTACTGGCTCGGCGAGTCCTACTACGTCACCCAGAACTACCAGATTGCGCTCGATACCTTTCGCGCGCTGCTGGCCGCCTACCCGCAAAGCGCCAAGACCCAGGACGCCATGCTCAAGGTCGGCTATTGCCTCTACGAACTGAAACAGTGGAACGATGCCGAGGCCGCCTTGAACGACGTCGTCGCGCGTTATCCCGGTTCGACTGTCGCGCGATTGGCGCAGGGTCGCCTGCGTGCGCTGCGTCTCGAAGGCAAGACACCGTAA
- the tolB gene encoding Tol-Pal system beta propeller repeat protein TolB has translation MKRLQWFFVLFGLMVARVGIAQTLAVGPVSGNEAALPVAVVPFAFEGAGLPPDTDISAVIGADLSRSGQFRALSRQDIVETPARPADVKFATWRLLKQDFLVIGRISDADAGALRIEFELFDVAKQARLMGLAIGARPNDLRGAAHQIADLVYEKILGVRGAFWTRIAYVTATGIGRDTQYALMVADSDGFNPQTVVRSREPLLSPAWSPDNKRLAYVSFERGNSSIYIQELTTGSRQVVASYRGINGAPAFSPDGSKLALTLSQSGNPEIYVMDIASRRTTQITRHFSIDTEPVWMPDGATLLFTSDRAGKPQIYSVPASGGDATRVSFQGEYNARATIGYQGKTLAMAQGSGNVYRIAVVDRSRGGAGDMSLISPGNLDESPSFAPNGSMILYAAREGKRGVLFAVSADGRVRQRLVLADGDVREPAWGPFRQR, from the coding sequence ATGAAGCGACTCCAATGGTTCTTTGTGCTGTTTGGCCTGATGGTCGCCCGTGTCGGCATCGCGCAAACGCTGGCGGTCGGGCCGGTCTCGGGGAACGAGGCCGCATTGCCGGTTGCGGTGGTGCCGTTCGCGTTCGAGGGTGCGGGCCTGCCGCCGGATACCGACATCAGCGCGGTTATCGGCGCCGACTTGAGTCGTAGCGGCCAGTTCCGAGCGCTCAGTCGCCAGGACATCGTCGAGACGCCGGCGCGCCCGGCCGACGTGAAGTTCGCGACCTGGCGCCTGCTCAAGCAGGATTTCCTGGTGATCGGCCGCATATCGGACGCCGACGCCGGTGCGTTGCGCATCGAGTTCGAGTTGTTCGACGTGGCCAAGCAGGCGCGGTTGATGGGGTTGGCGATCGGCGCGCGTCCGAACGACCTGCGTGGCGCCGCGCACCAGATCGCCGACCTCGTCTACGAGAAGATCCTCGGTGTCCGCGGCGCGTTCTGGACACGCATCGCCTACGTCACCGCGACCGGCATCGGTCGCGACACCCAGTACGCGCTGATGGTCGCCGACTCGGACGGCTTCAACCCGCAGACGGTGGTGCGCTCGCGCGAGCCGCTGCTGTCGCCGGCCTGGTCGCCGGACAACAAGCGCCTGGCCTACGTCAGCTTCGAGCGCGGCAATTCCTCGATCTACATCCAGGAGCTGACCACCGGCTCGCGCCAGGTCGTGGCGTCCTACCGCGGCATCAACGGTGCGCCGGCGTTCTCGCCGGACGGCTCGAAGCTGGCGTTGACGCTGTCGCAGTCCGGCAACCCGGAAATCTACGTGATGGACATCGCCTCGCGCCGCACGACCCAGATCACCCGACATTTCTCGATCGACACCGAGCCGGTGTGGATGCCGGACGGCGCGACCCTGCTGTTCACCTCCGACCGCGCCGGCAAGCCGCAGATCTACAGCGTCCCGGCCAGTGGCGGCGACGCCACCCGGGTCAGCTTTCAGGGTGAATACAATGCCCGCGCCACCATTGGTTACCAGGGCAAGACCTTGGCTATGGCACAGGGCAGCGGAAATGTGTATCGTATTGCGGTTGTGGATCGGTCGCGCGGCGGGGCTGGGGATATGAGCCTGATTTCGCCCGGTAATCTGGACGAATCACCGAGTTTCGCGCCGAACGGAAGCATGATCTTGTACGCCGCACGCGAAGGAAAGCGTGGCGTACTCTTTGCCGTGTCCGCCGACGGGCGGGTACGGCAGCGCTTGGTACTGGCCGATGGCGATGTCCGTGAACCTGCGTGGGGTCCCTTCCGCCAGCGTTAA
- the queC gene encoding 7-cyano-7-deazaguanine synthase QueC produces MTQPAPRAVVLVSGGMDSVATLAIARAQGFDCYALSVDYGQRHHAELDAAKRNAQALGAIAHKIVHIDLRMLGGSALTDDIAVPEAPSSGIPVTYVPARNTIMLSVALGWAEVLGSRDLFCGVNAVDYSGYPDCRPEFIRAFEQLANLATKAGVEGQRFTVHAPLMAMSKADIVRAGLAHDVDFSTTVSCYQADEAGRACGRCDACRLRRQGFVDAGVADPTRYR; encoded by the coding sequence ATGACGCAGCCCGCACCGCGCGCCGTCGTGCTCGTGTCGGGCGGCATGGACTCGGTCGCGACGCTCGCAATCGCCCGCGCGCAAGGCTTCGATTGCTACGCGCTCAGCGTCGATTACGGCCAGCGTCATCACGCCGAGCTCGATGCCGCGAAGCGCAATGCGCAGGCGCTCGGTGCGATCGCGCACAAGATCGTGCACATCGACCTGCGCATGCTCGGCGGTTCGGCGCTGACCGACGACATCGCCGTTCCGGAAGCGCCCAGCAGTGGTATTCCCGTAACCTACGTGCCGGCGCGCAACACCATCATGTTGTCGGTGGCGCTCGGCTGGGCCGAGGTGCTGGGTTCGCGTGATCTGTTCTGTGGCGTCAATGCAGTCGACTATTCCGGCTATCCGGACTGTCGGCCCGAGTTCATCCGTGCCTTCGAGCAGCTCGCCAATCTCGCGACCAAGGCCGGTGTCGAGGGCCAGCGCTTCACCGTGCATGCACCGCTGATGGCAATGTCGAAGGCCGATATCGTGCGTGCCGGGCTTGCCCATGACGTCGACTTCTCGACCACGGTCTCGTGTTATCAGGCAGACGAGGCCGGGCGTGCCTGCGGTCGCTGTGATGCCTGCCGGCTGCGCCGGCAAGGATTCGTCGATGCCGGCGTCGCCGATCCGACGCGTTATCGCTGA
- the ccoS gene encoding cbb3-type cytochrome oxidase assembly protein CcoS has translation MTILLVLIPVSLVLVGLAIWAFFWAVDDGQFDDLDTPGFRALDDDVRAPTTDVAADVDADQDR, from the coding sequence ATGACCATCCTGCTGGTATTGATCCCGGTCAGCCTCGTCCTCGTCGGCCTCGCCATCTGGGCCTTCTTCTGGGCGGTGGACGACGGCCAGTTCGACGATCTCGACACCCCGGGCTTCCGTGCTCTCGATGACGATGTCCGTGCGCCAACGACCGATGTTGCCGCAGACGTCGACGCCGATCAGGACCGATGA
- a CDS encoding sulfite exporter TauE/SafE family protein, with protein sequence MSLLVATAAAFAAGLAGSAHCLAMCGAISVTLSRASPPRAGFVVARQLGRVGAYTLAGAMIGGVGQTLLLVGHNGPLRLTLQVLFALSWLWLAARLLKPGLRLPWASDLGARLWSRLQPLTRMVLPASTLPRAFVLGGLWGFMPCGLSYAMLMIAATQGSALGGAAIMAAFGIASTFALGALDLGAGRADSTRIAPWLRRLGAATAIALAALSLWIPFKHRGHAHDNAVSMALSGDDYCVK encoded by the coding sequence ATGAGCCTTCTTGTCGCCACCGCTGCAGCCTTCGCCGCCGGACTGGCCGGTTCGGCGCACTGCCTCGCGATGTGCGGCGCGATCAGCGTCACCCTGTCACGCGCATCGCCGCCGCGCGCGGGATTCGTGGTCGCGCGCCAACTGGGGCGTGTCGGGGCCTATACGCTGGCGGGCGCAATGATCGGCGGTGTCGGCCAGACCCTGCTGCTCGTCGGCCACAACGGCCCGCTGCGGCTGACGCTGCAAGTGCTGTTTGCGCTGTCCTGGCTCTGGCTGGCGGCGCGTCTGCTCAAGCCTGGCCTGCGCCTGCCCTGGGCGTCCGATCTCGGTGCGCGCCTGTGGTCGCGGCTGCAGCCGCTGACGCGAATGGTCCTGCCGGCCTCGACCCTGCCGCGTGCCTTCGTGCTGGGCGGGCTCTGGGGCTTCATGCCCTGCGGCCTCAGTTACGCGATGCTGATGATCGCGGCAACGCAAGGCTCGGCACTCGGCGGTGCGGCGATCATGGCCGCGTTCGGCATCGCGTCGACCTTCGCCCTCGGCGCGCTGGATCTCGGCGCGGGCCGTGCCGATTCAACCCGGATCGCCCCCTGGCTGCGCCGGCTCGGTGCAGCGACCGCCATCGCACTGGCAGCGCTCAGTCTGTGGATCCCGTTCAAGCACCGCGGACACGCCCACGACAACGCGGTATCGATGGCCTTGAGCGGCGACGACTATTGCGTGAAATGA